In Streptomyces sp. ML-6, the genomic stretch GGGACCTGGGAGGTCATCGAGCCCCGGATGAAGCAGGACGCCGTCCTCGCGGGCGGCGGATCGCCCGCCGACCCCGACTTCGACCAGTACACGCTGCTGAAGTCCTCGCTCGCGGGCGACGGCTTCAACAACATGGCGTGGTACGACAACAAGACCGTGGACCGGGCCCTCGAAGCGGGCCGCAGAAGCGGTGACGAAGCCGAACGCAAGGCCGCCTACGACACCGTTCAGCGCGAACTGGTGAAGAACCCCGGCTACACCTTCCTCACCCACATCGACCACCTCTACGTCGTGAAGGACCGCTTCGGCCCCCTCACCACCCAGGTCGAACCGCACGACCACGGACTGGCATCCGGCCCGTGGTGGAACGTCGAGGACTGGACGCCGAAGAAGTGAACCACCGCCTCCCCTGGGGGCCGATGGGCAGGATGGCGGGACGGCGGGCCCTGCTCGCCGTCCCCGTCCTGGTCGCCGTGACGTTCGGCGTCTTCGCCGTCGCCGCCGCCTCCCCCTTCGACCCGGTCAAGGCATACGCCGGCACGGCCGGCCTCACCGCCTCGCAGGAGAACCTCGACCAGCTGCGGGCCAACCTCGGCGTCGACCAGCCGCTCGTGAGCCGCTGGTGGAACTGGCTGACCTCCGCGCTCGGCGGCGACCTCGGCGAATCCGCCGTGATGCGCCAGCCGGTCGCCGACGTCATCGGTGAACGCCTGGGCTGGTCCGTACTGCTCGCCGCGACCGCCTTCACCATCGCCGTGGTCCTCGGCACGGCCCTCGGCGTGCTGGCCGCACGCAGGCCCGGCCGCCTGCTCGACCGGTGCGTCAGCTCCGCCGCGTACACTCTCGAGGCCGCCCCGGCCTTCTGGCTCGGACTGCTCGCCATCTGGCTCTTCGCCCTGGAACTCGACGTGCTTCCGGCCGGCGGCCTCACCGACGCGGCCAGCGACACCGTCACCGCCGGGCAGGTCGCCACTCATCTGGTGCTCCCCGCGGCCGTGCTCGGCATCTCCCAGCTGCCGTGGTTCTTCCTCTACGTGCGGCAGGGCGTCGCGGACGCGCTCGACGAGGATCCGGTGCGCGGCGCCCGCGCCCGCGGACTGCGCGAACGCACCGTACTGCTCGGCCACGCCCTGCGGTCCGGAATGCTGCCGATGCTCACCCTCATCGGCTCCCGCGTCCCCGAACTCATCACCGGCGCCCTGCTCGTCGAGACGGTCTTCAGCTGGCCGGGCATCGCCGCCGCCACCGTGCAGGCCGCCACCTCCGTCGACTTCCCGCTGCTCGCCGCGCTCACGGTGCTCGCCACCGCGGCCGTCGTGCTCGGCAACCTCCTCTCCGATCTGCTGTACGCGATCGCCGACCCGAGGGTGGGCTTCGATGGCTGACACCGCCCCGGCCTCCGCACGCCGGACCACCCGCCGCGTCCGAGTGGCCGCCTCCGCCGGGATCGTCGGCGCGGTACTGCTCGCGGTCCTCCTGGTGCCGCCCCTGGTCCAGCTCGACCAGCAGGCCGTGGACCTCACCGCCAAGCTCCGGCCACCGTCCTGGGAGCACCCGTTCGGCACCGACGACGTCGGGCGCGACCTGCTGCTGCGCTGCGTCTACGGGCTCCGGGTCTCGCTGCTCGTCGGGGTCGTCGCGGGACTCACCGCCACCGTCATCGGGACCGCGGTCGGCGCGCTGGCAGCGGCGTTCGGCGGCTGGACCGACCGCGTCGTCATGCGGCTCGTGGACACCTTCTCGTCCGTGCCGCACCTGCTGCTGGGCATCTTCATCGTCGCGATGTTCCGGCCCGGCGTCGGCCCGGTGATCGTGTCCGTCGCCCTCACCCACTGGCTCTCGACCGCCAGGATCGTCCGCGCCGAGGTGCTGTCGCTGCGCTCCCGCCCGTTCATCGACGCGGCGATCTCCGGCGGCGCCTCGCGCGGCCGGGTCGTCGTCCGCCATCTGCTGCCCGCCGTGCTCCCGCAGGCCGGCCTCGCCGCGGTGCTCATGGTGCCGCACGCCATGTGGCACGAGTCGGCCCTGTCCTTCCTGGGACTCGGACTGCCCACCCACCAGGCGAGCCTGGGCAACCTCGTGCAGACGGCCCGCGGTTCGCTGCTCGCGGGGGACTGGTGGCCGACGCTCTTCCCCGGCCTGTTCCTGATCGTTCCGACCCTCGCGCTGGCGGGCCTCGCCGGGGCCTGGCGGGAGCGGATCAACCCGCGTCGCCGATCGGAGCTGATGCTGTGACGACCCCCTCGGGACCGAAGACACCGGTGCTCTCCGTCCGCGGCCTCTCCGTGCGCTTCCGGATGCGCGGCGGTCGGCACATCGCCGCCGTCGACGACGCGCGCTTCGACCTCGCGGCGGGGGAGTGCCT encodes the following:
- a CDS encoding ABC transporter permease, with protein sequence MGRMAGRRALLAVPVLVAVTFGVFAVAAASPFDPVKAYAGTAGLTASQENLDQLRANLGVDQPLVSRWWNWLTSALGGDLGESAVMRQPVADVIGERLGWSVLLAATAFTIAVVLGTALGVLAARRPGRLLDRCVSSAAYTLEAAPAFWLGLLAIWLFALELDVLPAGGLTDAASDTVTAGQVATHLVLPAAVLGISQLPWFFLYVRQGVADALDEDPVRGARARGLRERTVLLGHALRSGMLPMLTLIGSRVPELITGALLVETVFSWPGIAAATVQAATSVDFPLLAALTVLATAAVVLGNLLSDLLYAIADPRVGFDG
- a CDS encoding ABC transporter permease — protein: MADTAPASARRTTRRVRVAASAGIVGAVLLAVLLVPPLVQLDQQAVDLTAKLRPPSWEHPFGTDDVGRDLLLRCVYGLRVSLLVGVVAGLTATVIGTAVGALAAAFGGWTDRVVMRLVDTFSSVPHLLLGIFIVAMFRPGVGPVIVSVALTHWLSTARIVRAEVLSLRSRPFIDAAISGGASRGRVVVRHLLPAVLPQAGLAAVLMVPHAMWHESALSFLGLGLPTHQASLGNLVQTARGSLLAGDWWPTLFPGLFLIVPTLALAGLAGAWRERINPRRRSELML